One stretch of Cervus canadensis isolate Bull #8, Minnesota chromosome 5, ASM1932006v1, whole genome shotgun sequence DNA includes these proteins:
- the GPR45 gene encoding probable G-protein coupled receptor 45: MACNQSSIETYAYLLPNGSHEGDSRAPPPPAPLRMSLAVLMMLTVVVGFLGNAVVCIIVYQRPTMRSAINLLLATLAFSDIMLCLCCMPFTAVTLITVHWHFGDSFCRLSAALYWFFVLEGVSILLIVSVDRFLIIAQRQDRLNPRRAKVIIAASWALSFCVSAPALAGWTLVEVPARAPQCVLGFTELPAGRAYVLTLVGAAFFVPFAVMLGAHLGVLHAVRKNAVRVHNQSDRLDLRRLPRACLRRLRRQQQQASLDLSFKTKAFTTILILFVGFSLCWLPHSVYSLLSVFSRRFYCGPSFYATSSCVLGLSYLKSVFNPIVYCWRIKKFREACLELLPPTFQILPKVPERIRRRIQPSTVYACTENQSAV; the protein is encoded by the coding sequence ATGGCCTGTAACCAGTCGTCCATCGAGACCTACGCGTACCTGCTGCCCAACGGGAGCCACGAGGGGGACTCCAGGGCGCCCCCACCGCCAGCCCCGCTCAGGATGTCCCTGGCGGTCCTCATGATGCTGACGGTCGTGGTGGGGTTCCTAGGCAACGCGGTGGTCTGCATCATCGTGTACCAGAGGCCGACCATGCGCTCCGCCATCAACCTGCTGCTGGCCACGCTGGCCTTCTCGGACATCATGCTCTGTTTGTGCTGCATGCCCTTCACGGCCGTCACCCTCATCACTGTCCACTGGCACTTCGGGGACTCCTTCTGCCGGCTCTCAGCCGCGCTCTACTGGTTCTTCGTCCTGGAGGGTGTGTCCATCCTGCTCATCGTCAGCGTGGACCGCTTCCTCATCATCGCGCAGCGCCAGGACCGGTTGAATCCCCGCCGGGCCAAAGTGATCATCGCCGCGTCCTGGGCGCTGTCCTTCTGCGTCTCGGCGCCGGCGCTGGCCGGCTGGACGCTGGTGGAGGTGCCGGCGCGGGCCCCGCAGTGCGTGCTGGGCTTCACCGAGCTGCCGGCCGGCCGCGCCTACGTGCTGACTCTGGTGGGCGCCGCCTTCTTCGTTCCCTTCGCGGTGATGCTCGGCGCCCACCTGGGCGTCCTGCACGCGGTGCGCAAGAACGCGGTGCGCGTGCACAACCAGTCCGACCGCCTGGACCTGCGCCGGCTGCCCCGCGCCTGCCTGCGGCGGCtccggcggcagcagcagcaggccagcCTGGACCTGAGTTTCAAGACAAAGGCCTTCACCACCATCTTGATCCTCTTCGTGGGCTTCTCGCTGTGCTGGCTGCCGCACTCGGTGTACAGCCTGCTGTCCGTGTTCAGCCGGCGCTTCTACTGCGGCCCCTCTTTCTACGCCACCAGCTCCTGCGTGCTGGGACTCAGCTACCTCAAGTCCGTCTTCAACCCCATCGTCTACTGCTGGCGGATCAAGAAGTTCCGCGAGGCCTGTCTGGAGCTGCTGCCCCCCACCTTCCAGATCCTCCCCAAAGTGCCTGAGCGGATCCGGAGGCGAATCCAGCCGAGCACCGTGTACGCGTGCACGGAGAACCAGTCCGCGGTGTAG